The genomic stretch AAACATCAACCTCATCCAAATCAGCAAGTTCATCTTTGGTTAAATTTTTAAATTTATACAAAAATTTAACCAAACTTACAGCATCAATAATATGCGCGTCTCTTATCTTACTAATCTCATAATCAGATTTTATTGCCTTCAGTTCATTAACAATACTAAGTCCAAGCACTGCATTTGATCTACCAATAGATTCCAATATTTTAACATTACTATTAACTGGTATCAAAAATTTGCCCTCATGATTAATCTCTTCTAAAAATGAATAAAAATTGCCATAATCTTCGACCTCAATTCCTTCAACTTCAAGTCTCTCTATTAAATCAAAATCAAGTTTATCGACATTAACGAAAAGAACATTCTTATATCTCTCACTTCTAGCTATAAACAAAAAAGCATAAAACAAAGCTGATGATTCAATATCAAATCCTCTTAAATTTAAAAGCCATGCTATTTCATCCAAAGAACTTATAACATAAAAATCAATTGTATTTTCTTCTAATTTTGCATTAACTTTATTGATTTTATTTATTCTTTTGTCATTTTTTTGAGCTTCCTTAAGTTCAAATATTTTATTACCTGTAAAATAAGGCCTATCCTGCCAAATTTTAGAAATTAAATCTTCATGTAAAATCTCAATATCTGTAAATTTACAATTTTTAACCAAATCATCATAAAATTTTATACTAATATCCTCAGCATAAACTCCAATCCGTAATCCTTTAAGCTTCATATTAACATAGCTAAAAATATCTGGATGCCCCTTAACCCCAAGTTTTATTAATTTAAACTCAGTTCCTTCAAGTTCATTTGTCGCTTGTAAAAAATATCTACCATCAGTAAAAAGAACTGATTCCGTTTCTGTAATAATTACTGTTCCAGCACTTCCTGTAAAACCTGTAACAAATTCACGAATATTAAATCTAGCATGAGAATATTCACTCAT from Borrelia duttonii Ly encodes the following:
- a CDS encoding aminopeptidase P family protein, translated to MEVNTRILSLRKLMIKNKIDAYLIASHDPHMSEYSHARFNIREFVTGFTGSAGTVIITETESVLFTDGRYFLQATNELEGTEFKLIKLGVKGHPDIFSYVNMKLKGLRIGVYAEDISIKFYDDLVKNCKFTDIEILHEDLISKIWQDRPYFTGNKIFELKEAQKNDKRINKINKVNAKLEENTIDFYVISSLDEIAWLLNLRGFDIESSALFYAFLFIARSERYKNVLFVNVDKLDFDLIERLEVEGIEVEDYGNFYSFLEEINHEGKFLIPVNSNVKILESIGRSNAVLGLSIVNELKAIKSDYEISKIRDAHIIDAVSLVKFLYKFKNLTKDELADLDEVDVSNMLLSFRTLRDEFFSSSFDSIIGFKENSALPHYRPKKGFKKLNQDGLLLIDSGGSYLELGTTDVTRTVLIGTASHKEREDYTLVLKSFIALASLKFPFGMLGASLDGIARFPLLKHGLNFAHGTGHGVGFFLNVHEFPVSISPLSTYSFKGSEIISIEPGIYRTSEYGIRIENLVFVKQSYSNEFGIFLEFENLTLVPFEKELIVVEMLSKDELDYVNSYHEFVYFALKEYLSGDELKFLEMLTSKI